One window of the Zea mays cultivar B73 chromosome 3, Zm-B73-REFERENCE-NAM-5.0, whole genome shotgun sequence genome contains the following:
- the LOC103649804 gene encoding uncharacterized protein, which produces MALVPFSLLLFLVSLSVWVALPLPLPVAAAHGGPGEHCSPFLCGNVSISFPFGIIQKDAEQTNCGAGIGFQVRCHNTIPHLGYYQNEITLRILSIFYHNRSLLIADRPRWPTYFNTTTSTEGCRIPTANTSSRLVPPLSVSSDNQNLIFYSCTKPPSPGEGLVATVCHNNTFVRAADGRRSDESGGYVLQGCTATRVPVLGVSGKVNASNYDQLVWDGFLATWQLPPTPSGLVW; this is translated from the exons ATGGCTCTGGTCCCATTCTCGTTGCTGCTCTTCCTAGTCTCGCTGTCGGTGTGGGTGGCCTTACCCTTACCGTTGCCGGTGGCAGCAGCACATGGCGGGCCAGGAGAGCACTGCTCGCCGTTTCTATGCGGTAACGTGAGCATCTCCTTTCCATTTGGGATTATCCAGAAGGACGCCGAGCAGACCAACTGCGGCGCCGGGATTGGCTTCCAGGTTCGTTGCCATAACACCATCCCGCACCTGGGATACTATCAGAACGAGATCACCTTGCGGATCCTCAGCATCTTTTACCACAACCGCTCCTTGCTCATCGCCGATCGACCAAGGTGGCCTACATATTTCAATACGACTACCAGCACCGAAGGGTGCCGCATCCCGACGGCCAACACCTCGTCCCGGCTTGTCCCTCCGCTCTCGGTCAGCTCCGACAACCAGAACCTCATCTTCTACAGCTGCACCAAGCCACCGTCGCCAGGCGAGGGACTCGTGGCCACGGTATGCCACAACAACACGTTTGTTCGTGCCGCCGATGGGCGGCGTTCCGACGAGTCAGGCGGCTACGTTTTGCAAGGTTGCACCGCTACCAGGGTGCCTGTGCTTGGAGTGTCTGGCAAGGTGAACGCTAGCAACTACGACCAACTCGTCTGGGATGGCTTCCTCGCGACATGGCAGTTGCCGCCGACGCCGTCAG GGCTGGTTTGGTGA